In Bacteroidia bacterium, a genomic segment contains:
- a CDS encoding O-antigen ligase family protein: protein MRRLFKWFFWVTLAIIPLSFPLSLPGGSVLNFPSEWMLSLLSIVVVWGIIRGRWPENEAMNHPITLLLLLDLAISLLSAINSELPLVSFKRLAVKVLYFLVFYWWMLRVFRERRMIMGYYWAVFAGLLLSVIIIIVRHATYGFEARFAPAMPSPFFSDHTIYGAVITFFIPLLMTEGFKEFPRRYKPALWGGVFLLFSGLFLSFSRGAWLSLAFAAGVGGGLYLPFPRKWLLWVFPVIFAAAGLFLFYTANTGNYTENVSNQERINRWLTAVRLFEARPLLGWGPGTYQYVYGPYQKVEEMTRISTYHGDMGNAHSEYLGPLAEQGVAGGLIVLLLVFFTVKSGLTLIGKRPHETPLALGLWLSLITFWFHGFLNGFLDQDKMAVLVYGGMAGLVILNKNKD, encoded by the coding sequence ATGAGACGGTTGTTTAAATGGTTTTTCTGGGTTACACTCGCCATTATTCCGCTTTCGTTTCCGCTTTCTCTTCCCGGCGGTTCGGTATTAAATTTTCCTTCTGAATGGATGCTCTCTCTCTTGAGCATCGTCGTGGTCTGGGGAATCATTCGGGGAAGATGGCCTGAAAACGAAGCCATGAATCATCCGATAACGCTGTTGTTGCTGCTCGATCTGGCCATTTCGCTGCTTTCCGCAATCAACAGTGAACTGCCACTGGTATCATTTAAGAGATTGGCGGTAAAAGTGTTGTATTTTCTCGTGTTTTACTGGTGGATGTTGCGCGTGTTTCGGGAGCGGCGAATGATAATGGGCTATTATTGGGCGGTTTTTGCGGGATTGCTGTTATCGGTAATCATTATCATTGTCCGCCATGCTACTTACGGCTTTGAGGCGCGGTTTGCCCCGGCCATGCCTTCGCCCTTTTTTTCTGATCATACGATATATGGCGCGGTGATTACTTTTTTTATCCCGCTCCTAATGACGGAGGGATTTAAAGAATTTCCCCGGCGCTATAAGCCCGCACTTTGGGGTGGAGTATTTTTGCTGTTTTCAGGCTTGTTTTTGTCTTTTTCGAGAGGTGCCTGGCTTAGTCTGGCTTTTGCCGCAGGAGTAGGGGGGGGATTGTATCTGCCTTTTCCCCGAAAATGGCTCTTATGGGTTTTTCCTGTCATTTTTGCTGCCGCAGGACTTTTTCTTTTTTATACAGCAAACACGGGCAATTACACTGAAAATGTCTCCAATCAGGAGCGGATCAACCGCTGGCTGACGGCAGTTCGTCTATTTGAAGCACGTCCATTGCTGGGGTGGGGGCCTGGCACATATCAATACGTATATGGTCCGTATCAGAAAGTGGAAGAAATGACCCGTATCAGCACATATCATGGAGACATGGGAAATGCGCATTCAGAATATCTTGGTCCGCTGGCTGAGCAAGGCGTTGCCGGTGGATTGATTGTACTTCTGCTGGTTTTTTTTACCGTAAAATCAGGGTTAACTTTAATCGGTAAACGACCGCACGAAACACCATTGGCATTGGGGTTATGGTTGTCGCTGATAACATTCTGGTTTCATGGCTTTCTCAACGGCTTTCTCGATCAGGATAAAATGGCGGTGTTGGTTTATGGAGGAATGGCGGGGTTGGTGATATTAAATAAAAACAAAGACTGA
- a CDS encoding DUF4185 domain-containing protein produces the protein MKYTTLLLLFSLTKICPGQVADTAMDVFKVETPESSQQFFTNDPVWRGADGASSIDLGNGKILWLFSDSFIASDSSGSRKNAVLIRNSIAVQDGYDLPTAIIRFFWNRKGGNPRAFFHQPGKYWFWTGHGMRINDRVLVFLMKVRSTETGLGFEVFDWATVLIQNPDDDPATWELRYHRGAETYGLIAGSAAVLSDDHYLYAFGAVEPDTHEAYVLRWKLAQAYKGKMAHPEWWIGDRWEQRKTRLSVPAPLFMGSTEYSVHYDYRLKKYVQIQSYGFGEAELGLRMADSIVGKWSEPIIFYKPDYTGVKSPIMYAARAHPELLGDGLWITFNVNSLDFGALIENQGIYFPKFILLKIEAKN, from the coding sequence ATGAAATATACCACGCTTCTCCTTCTTTTTTCATTGACAAAAATCTGTCCGGGGCAGGTGGCGGATACTGCCATGGATGTCTTCAAGGTTGAAACTCCTGAAAGCAGCCAGCAATTTTTTACCAACGACCCTGTCTGGCGAGGTGCAGACGGGGCATCCTCCATTGATCTCGGAAATGGCAAAATTTTATGGCTTTTCAGCGATAGTTTCATTGCCAGTGATTCTTCCGGTTCGAGAAAAAATGCAGTCTTAATCAGAAATAGTATCGCTGTTCAGGATGGCTATGATTTACCAACAGCCATTATCAGGTTTTTCTGGAACCGAAAAGGGGGAAATCCCCGGGCATTTTTTCATCAACCCGGAAAATACTGGTTCTGGACCGGGCACGGTATGAGGATTAATGACCGGGTGCTCGTCTTTCTGATGAAGGTGCGAAGTACTGAAACCGGACTGGGTTTTGAAGTATTTGACTGGGCTACGGTGCTGATTCAAAACCCTGACGACGATCCTGCGACGTGGGAACTTCGCTACCACAGAGGAGCAGAAACTTACGGTTTGATTGCAGGCTCAGCCGCAGTGCTGAGCGATGATCATTACCTGTATGCATTTGGTGCAGTCGAACCCGATACCCATGAGGCATATGTGCTGCGTTGGAAGCTGGCCCAGGCCTATAAGGGAAAAATGGCACATCCTGAATGGTGGATAGGGGACAGGTGGGAGCAGCGGAAAACCCGGTTGTCAGTGCCAGCACCTTTGTTTATGGGCAGTACCGAATATTCGGTACACTATGATTACCGGTTGAAAAAGTATGTGCAGATTCAGTCCTATGGTTTTGGTGAAGCGGAACTGGGGTTGCGGATGGCCGACAGCATAGTGGGAAAGTGGTCGGAACCCATTATATTTTACAAACCCGACTATACAGGCGTAAAAAGCCCGATCATGTATGCTGCCAGGGCCCATCCTGAGCTATTGGGAGACGGGCTTTGGATC
- a CDS encoding phosphotransferase — translation MDKRQTFLASFPNGYFMDAADLGAMDAYLHKQSWLSAGEKILSAQKPGEGNMNYVLRITTSTRTFILKQSRPWVEKYPQIAAPVERTLVEAKFFQAVEKSTSASVFTPKLLGYDALNFILALEDLGEGADFTYLYQKGNHLTRAEIHSLVDFVSRLHKEATGAVLEDFPENRQMRLLNHEHIFRFPFSEENGFDLNQVQPGLEAISLPYKQDESLKQKIAGLGDVYLSEGTTLIHGDYYPGSWLKVKNEVKVIDPEFGFAGYPEFDLGVFLAQMKLASQGKEIMQEIFSGYGGTQSLDMELLAGFAGTEILRRLIGLAQLPVSFTLDEKAVILAQAAEAIRTGKIEKLFS, via the coding sequence ATGGATAAACGACAAACTTTTCTTGCGTCCTTTCCCAATGGGTATTTTATGGATGCTGCCGACCTCGGGGCAATGGACGCCTATTTGCACAAACAAAGCTGGTTATCAGCGGGAGAAAAAATCCTTTCTGCCCAAAAACCCGGCGAGGGAAATATGAACTATGTGCTGCGAATTACCACCAGTACCCGCACATTTATCCTCAAACAATCGCGCCCGTGGGTGGAAAAATATCCGCAGATTGCTGCGCCGGTTGAAAGAACATTGGTAGAAGCGAAGTTTTTTCAGGCTGTTGAAAAATCGACCAGCGCGAGTGTTTTTACGCCTAAACTTTTGGGTTATGATGCGTTAAACTTTATCCTCGCACTTGAGGACCTGGGTGAGGGTGCGGATTTCACCTATTTGTACCAAAAAGGCAATCACCTTACCCGCGCAGAAATTCACTCCCTCGTAGATTTTGTCTCCCGCCTGCATAAGGAAGCTACAGGGGCAGTACTGGAAGATTTTCCCGAAAATCGCCAGATGCGTTTACTCAACCACGAACATATATTCCGCTTTCCATTCAGTGAAGAAAACGGATTTGACCTCAATCAGGTTCAACCAGGTTTGGAGGCAATTTCTCTTCCTTATAAGCAGGATGAATCGTTGAAGCAAAAAATCGCAGGCCTGGGTGATGTTTATCTTTCCGAAGGCACGACCCTGATTCATGGAGATTATTACCCCGGAAGCTGGTTGAAGGTAAAAAACGAAGTAAAGGTCATCGACCCCGAATTTGGTTTTGCTGGTTATCCGGAGTTTGATCTGGGCGTTTTCCTGGCGCAGATGAAGCTGGCTTCGCAGGGAAAGGAAATCATGCAGGAAATCTTCTCCGGATACGGTGGTACACAATCGCTGGATATGGAACTGCTGGCAGGTTTTGCCGGGACAGAAATATTGCGTAGGTTAATTGGCCTGGCGCAACTACCCGTATCCTTTACGCTGGACGAAAAAGCAGTGATTTTGGCGCAGGCAGCAGAAGCCATTCGCACAGGTAAAATCGAAAAACTATTCTCATGA
- a CDS encoding ADP-ribosylglycohydrolase family protein, with protein sequence MKKYLLIILPVVLLSCQDTTEKSKEMNITETLPESTPLPYVEMSEEKLYDKVLGMLVGSAIGDAMGAPTEMWSRKSIQVEYGFVDTLDDMVREPSPEGTWAMNLPAGGTTDDTRWKVLFSEFLLSQNQSMYTGGADPYEFSRFLMVKYEQEIAGLKTTETFDPEPIENQVRRLAWLQEWAVVAKPFSEKDMEGYSYAVNHFYGGEMTCAGMLYSPMVGLAFPGAEGEAYASAYRLGIFDIGYARDITALTASMVSAAMRPEPTQKEVLSVLRTTDPNGYFKSRLVGRTAYRIYRDAQYIVDEARKIRLEDVDAAKIKLPIKGRDLLYMAQMQRAFELLDAKNQDMPFHAGEIHLINLTALLFGEFDFRRSLEFAINYGRDNDTVGAVTGSILGAYYGKSSLPQDMVATVLGTNKTRMGIDLEKVAAELTAKFVASGVVKVSAE encoded by the coding sequence ATGAAAAAATACCTGCTGATTATCCTGCCGGTTGTGCTGCTATCCTGTCAGGACACAACGGAGAAGTCCAAAGAAATGAACATAACCGAAACCCTCCCTGAAAGTACGCCATTGCCCTACGTAGAGATGTCGGAGGAGAAATTGTACGATAAAGTATTGGGCATGCTGGTGGGGTCTGCGATCGGCGATGCCATGGGGGCACCTACCGAGATGTGGAGCCGCAAGAGCATTCAGGTGGAATACGGATTTGTCGATACCCTTGATGATATGGTGCGGGAACCCTCGCCGGAAGGCACCTGGGCGATGAACTTGCCCGCAGGTGGAACGACCGACGATACCCGCTGGAAAGTGCTTTTCAGCGAATTTCTGCTGTCGCAAAACCAATCCATGTACACAGGTGGAGCCGATCCGTACGAATTTTCCCGTTTTCTCATGGTAAAATACGAGCAGGAAATCGCCGGACTAAAAACCACTGAAACTTTTGATCCCGAGCCCATTGAAAATCAGGTGCGCCGTTTGGCATGGTTGCAGGAATGGGCGGTGGTTGCGAAACCATTTTCCGAAAAAGACATGGAAGGGTATAGTTATGCGGTGAATCATTTTTATGGAGGAGAAATGACCTGTGCGGGGATGTTGTATTCTCCGATGGTGGGACTGGCCTTTCCCGGAGCGGAAGGGGAAGCCTACGCTTCTGCATACCGGCTTGGTATATTTGATATCGGTTATGCCCGCGATATCACAGCGTTGACGGCTTCGATGGTATCTGCAGCGATGCGGCCCGAACCTACCCAAAAGGAAGTTTTGTCCGTATTGCGCACAACCGATCCCAACGGATATTTTAAGAGTAGGTTGGTGGGAAGAACGGCCTACCGCATTTATCGCGACGCGCAGTATATCGTCGATGAGGCCCGGAAAATCAGGCTTGAAGATGTGGACGCTGCGAAAATCAAGCTTCCCATTAAAGGCCGGGACCTGTTGTATATGGCGCAAATGCAGCGAGCCTTTGAGCTGCTGGACGCCAAAAACCAGGATATGCCCTTTCATGCGGGAGAAATTCACCTGATCAACCTGACAGCCCTGCTTTTCGGAGAGTTTGACTTTCGTCGGTCGCTCGAATTTGCCATCAACTATGGGCGCGACAACGATACCGTGGGAGCCGTAACCGGTTCGATTTTGGGCGCATATTATGGGAAAAGCAGCCTCCCGCAGGATATGGTCGCCACTGTATTAGGTACTAACAAAACCCGTATGGGGATTGATCTGGAGAAGGTTGCGGCGGAACTTACAGCCAAGTTCGTTGCATCAGGCGTCGTAAAAGTTTCAGCAGAATAG